The Gammaproteobacteria bacterium sequence GGCGGTGACTGCTGAGCAGTTGGCCGAGGTCGAGGCCCTGGTGAACGAACAAATTCGCGCCAATCTGGCGGTGAATGCTGAACTAATGGACATGGATTCCGCCAAAAAGCGCGGTGCTATGGCCCTGTTTGGCGAAAAATATGGCAGTGAAGTGCGCGTGTTGAGCATGGGCGAATTTTCACTGGAGTTGTGCGGCGGTACCCACGTGCAGCGCACCGGTGATATTGGCTTGTTCCGCATTGTTTCCGAGGCGGGTGTGGCCGCCGGTGTACGCCGTATCGAAGCGGTGACGGGTGAGGGCGCGATGGCCTATGTGGCAGCGCTTGATCAAACCCTGGCCGAAGTGGCGCAAATCGTCAAGGGCGGTCGTGACAACGTTGTGCAAAAAGTACGTCAATTGGCGGACAAGGCTCGCGGTTTGGAAAAAGAGCTGGAGCAGCTTAAGGCTAAACTAGCCAGCGCAGCTGGCGGTGACTTGGCGTCCAGTGCCAAGGATGTGGGTGGCATCAAGGTCGTGGCCGCACGGCTGGATGGCGCCGATGTCAAAGCCCTGCGTGACACGGTAGACCAGCTGAAGAACAAGTTGGGCAAATCCGCGGTGGTGTTGGGATCGGTCGAAGATGGCAAAGTGCGACTGATCGCCGGCGTATCCAAGGATGCCATGGATCGCGTCAAGGCTGGCGAATTGGTCAACCACGTGGCCGAACAGGTCGGTGGTCGGGGCGGTGGTCGCCCAGACATGGCCCAGGCCGGCGGTGACAATCCAGCGGCGCTTTCCGCAGCGCTGGAGTCGGTTTTTGCGTTTGTTTCTGATAAACTAGTCTAATAGCCCATAAGTACTATTAGTGTTTTGTTTTTTGGCAGAATGATGTTTAATCCCTGCCCTTTGAGCATGTAGGCGGATATGGCGTTAATTGTTCAAAAATACGGCGGCACATCGGTTGGTTCGGTGCCGCGCATTGAGAATGTGGCCAAAAAGGTTGCGGCGTATCGTGACCAGGGCCATGATGTGGTGGTCGTGGTTTCGGCAATGAGCGGTGAGACTAACCGTTTGATTGCATTAGCAAAAGAAATTGAAGATCAGCCGTCCTCGCGTGAGCTGGACGTGCTGGTGGCCACTGGCGAGCAGGTGACTATTGCCCTGTTGAGCATGGCGCTGCACAAGCTGGGCAAAGACGCCCGCTCCTATACGGGAGCGCAGGTATCCATCGTGACCGATGATGCCTACAGCAAGGCACGCATTGTCAGCATAGACGACAAGCGTATTCGCGCCGACTTGGCTGAGGGCCGGGTGGTGGTGGTCGCGGGTTTCCAGGGTGTGGACGAGCAGGGCAATATCACTACGCTGGGCCGTGGAGGCTCTGATACCACCGGCGTGGCATTGGCTGCCGCACTCAAAGCGGATGAATGTCAGATTTATACTGACGTGGATGGCGTGTACACCACCGATCCACGGGTAGTGCCCGAGGCGCGTCGCCTTGATCGCATTTCTTATGAAGAAATGTTGGAGATGGCCAGCCTGGGGGCGAAGGTATTACAAATTCGCTCGGTAGAATTTGCGAGCAAGTACAACGTGCCCCTGCGCGTGCTGTCGTCGTTTGACGATGCCGGAGGGACTT is a genomic window containing:
- a CDS encoding aspartate kinase; this encodes MALIVQKYGGTSVGSVPRIENVAKKVAAYRDQGHDVVVVVSAMSGETNRLIALAKEIEDQPSSRELDVLVATGEQVTIALLSMALHKLGKDARSYTGAQVSIVTDDAYSKARIVSIDDKRIRADLAEGRVVVVAGFQGVDEQGNITTLGRGGSDTTGVALAAALKADECQIYTDVDGVYTTDPRVVPEARRLDRISYEEMLEMASLGAKVLQIRSVEFASKYNVPLRVLSSFDDAGGTLITSEDEVMEQALISGVAFNRDEAKLTVMGVPDQPGVAYKILGPIGKANIEIDMIIQNTGADGLTDFTFTVHRNDYNKAMSVLKQTAEVLGAREVSGDAKIVKISLVGVGMRSHAGIASTMFEALAAEGINIKMISTSEIKISVVVDEKYLELGVRALHSAFKLDQAAAK